Proteins encoded within one genomic window of Bombus pyrosoma isolate SC7728 linkage group LG13, ASM1482585v1, whole genome shotgun sequence:
- the LOC122574082 gene encoding protein drumstick yields the protein MFAIMPMETEGHGREFGRRQKMRAKCTVEFVCKYCQRRFTKPYNLMIHERSHKDDVTFTCEVCGKSFKRQDNLKQHRCGWR from the exons ATGTTCGCGATAATGCCGATGGAGACAGAGGGGCACGGCAGGGAGTTCGGCCGCCGGCAGAAGATGCGCGCCAAGTGCACGGTAGAGTTCGTCTGCAAGTACTGCCAGCGGCGCTTCACGAAGCCCTACAACCTCATGATCCACGAGCGCAGCCATAAGGACGACGTGACCTTCACCTGTGAGGTCTGCGGAAAGTCCTTCAAGCGACAGGATAACCTCAAGCAACACAG ATGTGGGTGGCGGTGA